CTTCCCCGTCGCCATCAGCGTCGGCGTCAAACCCACCTTCGGCAAACGCGACCGCGCCTTCGAGGTCTACATCATGGGCGACGTGGGCGATCTGTATGACCGGGTGCTGGAGATTCGCGTGCTGCGCTTCCTGCGCGATCAGGCGGTGTTCACAAGCGTCGAGCCGCTGGTGGAGCAGATGCAGCGGGATGTGCGAAGCGTTCAGGCGATGTATGATGCGAACCTCTTGTGTGCGTCGGAGCTGGCCGTTGGAAAAATATGAATCGAACACGACGCTCGCCGACGTTGCCGCGACGCTGCTGGCTGCGCCGCGCGTGGTATTGACCACGCACGCCAAGCCCGACGGCGACGCGCTGGGGTCGGTCATGGCGCTGGCGCGGGCGATCGAGCTCAAAGGGCACAAGGCCGAGCGATGGATCATGCCGCCGATCGTCGGCAATCTGGACATGCTCGCGGCGGGCGCGCCGATTCATCTGCACAACACCGACAAGGACCCGTTGCCGAGCGGCGAACCGGACGTGATCGTCGTCGTCGACACGGGGGCATGGAGCCAGCTTGATCCGATGCGGGCGTGGCTCGAACCGCGGCGACAGCGCGTGATCGTGATCGATCATCACCTGCGCGGCGACGACGTGGGCGCCAAGCGCCACATCGACTCGACCGTCGCCGCTGCGGCGCAGATCGTCTCCGAGTTGATCGACGCCATGAAATGCCCCTATGACGATGCGATTCGCGCGGCCCTGTACGTCGGCATCGCCTCGGACACCGGCTGGTTTCGCTTCTCGAACACGGACGAGCGCGTGCACCTGCTGGCCGCCCGGCTCCTGCGCGAGGGCGTGGATCATGCGACGCTGTACATGAAACTCGAGCAGGCCGAGCGACCGGAGAAACTTCAGCTCACGATCCGCGCACTGGACAGTCTGCAACTCGTCGCCGGCGGGGCGGCGGCCGTGATGACCCTGCGCGCCTCCGACTTCGCCGACACGGGCGCCCGCATCGAAGAGACGGAGCGCCTCGTCGACCTGCCGCAGATCGTGGCGGATGTGCAGGTCGTCGCGCTCATCACGGAAACAGGCAACGGCACGGTGCGGCTTTCGTTCCGCTCCAAGCCCGGCGAGGATGCGATCGACGTCAACGCCTTGGCGCATCAATTCGACGGCGGCGGTCACGCCCGAGCCGCCGGCGGGCGCGTCAACGCCCCGCTCGCCGAAGTCCGACGCCGCGTCATCGACGCCATCGAATCCGCATTAAGTGCCAAAACCCCCCGCCCCGTCTGACGCCCCCCCTGATCCCCGATCCCCAACCCCTGATCCCCGATCTTATTTCACCACGCGCACGTTCCGCCGTCCGTCATCGTCCTGCATCGGCATGTGCGCCCCGCCGCTCCCGCTGGTCCATCCGCTGATGACGCGGTTGAAGTACGCGAGGACGGAGAGGATGGCGAAGATGATGACGAACATGAACACCGCGGCGGCGACGAGCACGACGATGGGCACGATGAGCACGAGCACCGCCGCCAGAGCGGCATACTTCCATGTCCACGACGGCTGCTGCTGCGCGCGTGACGCCCACACCCGATAGGACGGATTGGCCCGGAACGATTCGAAGTTGAAATCGGCGTATCGCATGAATGATTATAGGCGGGGGGACTTCAGTCCCCCCGCCTCGGCCAGAATCACCAGGCACTTACTTATCGCTGAACATGTCCTTGGGCCATTCCATCTTGATCTGGTCATGCTCCAGGAGCGTGCCGGTGGCCTGATGGAGGCGGACGATGGCGTTGTTGTAGTCGACGACGGACTGAAGCTCGCGCGTTTCGGCGTCGGCGAGGCGCTGCTGCGTGTTGAGCTTGAGGTCCAGAAGAAACTCTGGCGTCAGCGCTTCGCCGCGCTCCTCCCGCTCGAGCAGCGCCCGGAGGTTCTCCGCGGCGGCGCGCCGCGCGGCCCGGTTGACGCCGATGAGTTTCCACGCCGTCTGAAGTTCCCGCAGGGCGGTCTTCACTTCCAGCACGATGCCCTGCGCGGTGTTCTGGTACGCGATCACCGTCTGCTGGCGGGCGATGCGCGTGCGGCGGAAGTCGGCCTCGGCGGCGCGGTTGCCGATCGGCGTCTCGAACTGACCGCCGATGACGTAGTCGATGAAGTTCGCATCGGTGAGCCGATCGAAACTGCCGTGCACCTCTTCCGAAAGCCCGCGGTACTGCACGCTGGCGTTGAGGTTCAATTGCGGCAGTCGCTGATTGTCCGCCACGGCCTGACGAATCGACGCGTCATCGATGTTGAGCAGCGCCTGCCGGACTTCCGGCCGGCTCTTCAGGGCCGTCGTCACCGCGTCGAGCAGGTTGTAGCCGACGCTCACTTCGATCGGATCATCGCTGGGCACGATGAGCGTTTCGTCGGACAGCGGCATGTCCGGGTCGTTGATGAGGCGTTTGAGCGTGTCGGACGCGTCGCGCATCGTCTGCCCCGACTTGATCAGATCATTGCGGCGATTCTCCACGAACGCCTGCGCCTGCGCCTTCTGCACCGGGTTCACGTCGAACTGCGCGCGGGCGAAGATCGTGTCGCGCGTGTCGAGCGTCATCTTCAAAAGGCGCTGCTGAATGGCGTACTGCCGTCGCGCGAAGATCAGGTTCCAGTAAGCCGCCTCGACCTGCCCGAGCGTGGTGAGCATCTGCGACTGCATCGCCAGCACATCGTTGCGATGCGCGTTGCGCGTGATCATGATCTGCGAGCGGTTGACGTACGTGCCGAAGTTGCGGAGCAGGGGCTGCGACACGCCGACGAGAATGTTGGACACGAACGAGGGATTGGGCGACTGGGCGAAGTTGGGGCTGTGGTCCTCGGTGTAGTCGAGGCCGCTGGAGACCTGAAGCCGGCCGCCGGTTTCCAGGGGCTTGCGGATGCCGGTTTCGAGGGTCGCGGTGTTCTGACTGGTGGCGGAGGCGCCGACGGGCGTCAGCCCGCCCAGCCCGTTGCTCACGAGCGGCTGCGGACGCGGGCGGTCGACCTTCGTGTAGTTCACATCCGTGTAGAACACGGCGTCGAAAATTGCCTCGGCGGCGGCGACCTGCGCTTCGCTGACGGCCGGCTGAAGCTGGGCGATCTTCAGATCGAGGTTATTGGACACGGCCCGGCGAATGGCCTGTTGCAGCGACAGATTCGTGACGCGCATCGGCGCGGCGTCGAGGCCGGGACCCAGATCGATCGTCTCCTTCGTATACACCGCCGGGCCGGAGATCGTGTCAAGCTGCTTGATCCGATCCGGCTCCTTCTCAAGGTACAGATCGCCCGGCTCGGCCTTGGGTTCGACGGCCTGAGCGTCCTTGACGCCTTCAAGCTGACGCTTCTGAGCGGCGATGATCTGATCGCGCAGTCCCAGCGTGTTATCCACCGACAGCGGATCGGCGCACCCGCCCGCTCCAAGCACCAAGGCCCACAACAGACCCGTCACCACACGTTTCATGAGCATATCCTGTCTGGATGGGCAAAAGTGCCCCAACGGTCCGGCGGACTTTACCTCGCCGCGGGTATACAGTAGCGTAGAGAATCGCATCTTAGCAACGCACCGAAGGATTTCACCATGACCACCACGTTTAAAACATCCATCCAGTGTGCGGCAATTCTCGCCGTTTTCGCGGCGGGGTCACTGGCGCAGAACTTCCCCTTCGCCGGCGTCGTCAACTCCGACAAGGTCAACATCCGCGCCGGGGCCGGCGAGAACTACTACCCTGTCATCCAGCTCGACCGCGGCGCGATCGTGATGGTGCATGAGAACCTTTACGGGTGGTACAAGGTCACCGCGCCGGCCGATTCGTTCTGCTACGTCTCCAAGGAATTCGTCAAGATCGACGCCGGCGGCCAGACGGGCTCGATCATCGGTCAGTCGGTGCGCGTGCGGGCGCCGTCGCCGGCAGGCCCCGATGACAGCTACAAAATTCTGCTGCGCCTCAACGACGGCGACAAGGTGCGCGTACTCGGCGAGGCGGGGGCGTTCTACAAGATCGCCCCGCCGCCCGAAGCGCGGCTGTATGTCAAAAAGGAAATGATCGACGTCGCCACGCCCGAACAGATCGCGGCGGCGAAGAACGCCCAGCCCGCCACGCCCGAAGCGCCGGCCGCGCCGGTGGTGAAACCCGAAGCGCCCGCGACGCCCGTCGTCGAGAAGCCCGCCGTGCCGGAAACGCCCGCGGTTCCGGAAGCGCCGGCGGCTCCGGAGAAGCCGATGAAGGCAACGCAAGTCGCGGTGGTCACGCCCGAAGCGCCGGCGGCGCCCGAGACGCCCGCGGCTCCGGAGAAGCCGGCCGTCGAAACGCCCGCCGCGCCCGAAGCGCCGGCGAAACCCGAGACGCCGATTCCCGCCGTGCCGGAGCAGCCGGGCGTCGTGAGCGGTCCGCACCCCAAGCTCACGGACCTGGAAGCGCGCTATTCGGAGATGGAGAAGCTGCCGCTGGAGAAGCAGTCGCTGGCGGCACTTCAGATGGACTACGAACATCTGTCGACGTCCGAAGACCTGAGCCCCGAAGACAAGCGGCTCATCAAGGCACGCGTCGAACTGCTCAAGAATCGTCAGAAACTTCAGGCCACGCTCGCCGAAATCGACGCGGTCAAGAAGCAGATGGCCGCCGCCGATCAGCAGCGGGCCGACGCCGACGCCAAGAAGCCCAAGCAGTACATCGCCGTCGGCCGCCTCGCCGCCTCAACCCTCTACACCGGCGACAAGCTTCCCCTGCTCTACCGCCTCGTCGATCAGCTCTCGGGCCTGACCGTCGCGTACGTTCAGCCGGTCAAACCCGACATGGACTTGACGCCGATCCTCAATCAGTACGTCGGCGTCGTCGGCGACAAGGAATACGACCCCGCCCTGAAGCTCAACATCATCAAGGCCAAGGACGTCGACGCCCTCGCCCCGACCGGCTCGCCGTGAGCATGCATCGCGCGACTCGAATACGAAACGCAAAACCCAGCCGCCATCGGCTGGGTTTTTTCATGACACCTCATTGCAGATTGGGATCTTTGAATAATTGAACCACCAAGACACCAAGTCACCAAGGAATGCGTTGTTGAGTTCAAAACTCTGATTTCACCTTCGTGTTCTTGGTGCCTTGGTGGTTATTCAGAGGTTTCAATTTGCGATTGCCCATCGATTACATATGCACCGGCTTGGGCCGCGGACGACGCAGCGAAGCGATGGCGATCAGGATGACCATCACGCCCATCGCGCCCGGCTCGGGCACCGGCATCGAGAACACCGTCAGCGCCGCCGGCGAATTGGGCTGATGCCCGTCCTGCGACGGAGCGAAGAAGCCGTGAATCTCGCGCTCCAGCGGCTGCTGCTCGTGATGCTCGACAAACGGATGCGTGTCGTGCTGGAAATCGAAGTACAAAAGGTACGGATGATCGATCATCACCCAACGATCGACGATGGCCCACAGCGGCCGATCCACGCCGTCCGGCCGACCGAAACGCACAATCTGACCCAGCAACTCGTGATTCGGATTGCCCCGGCCCGGCTCGGCCAGGTCGCTGGGGTTCATGGCATTAATGTCCGTCACGTCCGGCCCGGTGTTGACGCTCAGCGAATGATTGGCGAACACATCCCACAACGTCGGGATCACCCCCGCCCGGTCACTGAACGGCGAACGACCACCCGACTGCGCCAAGTCGCAATCCAATGGCAGCGCCCGCGCGCTCGACCCGCCCATCGCGATCACCAGTCCCGCCATCAGCAGCGTTCGATGAAATATGATCATGACCTACCCTCTTTCCGCACGAGTTCGGCTCGACCCACCACGGCAAGCCCGTGCTCGATGCTCACGCTACTGGGGCAAATTTCCCAATGAAACGTGTTCACCATCGCTTCCTTCAGTATTGGATATAACTTTAACGAGTCAATAAGGGAGACCGAGAATATTTGCAAAGGCCAAAACAGCATGGCTTTGCGGATATTATGGGACACCCGGACCGGTTTTTGCGTCCCAAAAGCCGATTTGCGAGTTATCGGGTGATATTTCCCAATGGGCGGCGTCGTGGACAGCCCGCGAATATAGACGCCGCGGGTCATCGGATCACAACTCGGTTACATCCACGATCTGGGCCTCGACGCGCTCCGTGTCGAGCAGCGCGACGGTGCAGCGCCCACTGAGCCAGCCGCAGCATTCGCCGGGGTTGAGGTACAGCACGCCGTCGCGTTTTTCGTTGACGACTTCGTGCGTGTGGCCGGAGATGACGATGTCCGCGCCGTCGGTTTCGCCGGGATTGAACCATTCGATCCAATGGTGCATCGCGATGACGCATCCCCCCAGCGTCCCGCGCCACGGGCCGTCGATCACCTGCGGCAGGACCTTCCTGAGCCCCGCGCGTTCGCCATCGTTGTTGCCATAGATGCAATAGAGCGGGACCTCGGTCGGCGCGACCGCCGGATCGACCAGCAGTTTCGCCGCGAAGGGCGCCACGAAATCCCCCGCATGCAGCACCGCTTCGACCCGCCGCGCCTTGAACATCAATAGCGCGCTGCGCATCGTCGGCAGACGGTCGTGCGTATCACTGATGACGCCGATCAACATGATGCGATTGTGCCGCGCGGCCGCATGACGGTCAATCGTCGAACGCCGCCGCGAAATCGTCCGGCACGTCCGCCAGTTTCCGCGCCACCATCGCCACGTAATGCAGCGGGTCCCCCGCCACCGAGCGCCGATGCGCGTATCGACGATACGCCTGCGGCTCCAGCACGTGTTCAAACGTCAATTGTCGAATCAGCCGGCTGAACCCGCTCGTGTCTCGCTCGTCGATGAAATCCTCCTTGAGGTTGAACGCCACCCAGCCGGGCGTTTCGATCAGGTCGAGCCCCTTGAGAAAAGCGCGCGGCGGAATATCGCCGAAACCCAGCGCCGCCACGACCGTCAGACAGTTGAGCCGCTCGCGCCGCAGACGCTCCTCCTGCGCTTCGGGCAGGTCGGTCAGGTCGGCGACGAGATACTGGCTGTACACCTCGGGCCGATCGCGCAGCGCCGCCTCGCGCGCCTCCGGGATGATGTCCACGCCGACGATCCGCTCCGCCCCGCGCGCCATCAGTTCGTCGCCCACCATGCCGTTGCCCGCCCCGACGTCGAGAATGCGCAGGTCGCCCAGCTCGTCGGAGAAATCGCCGAACACGTCCTCGAGCAGATGCGCCACGCGGCTCGGCGAGCAGCATTCGAGCGTCTCGTAGAACAGCCGCTCGTACAGACCGGGCACTTTGAAAATTTCGTGGTAATCGTGAAAGCGCATCCGGCGGGACGCGTCGTCGCACACGACGGTGCACCATTCCGCATCCTGCGCGAGCGATGCGTCCTGGACCTTCGGCAGCACGATGCGATCAACGGGACTGTCCATGGTTTGAACGCGTTCTTTCCAGCGCGGCGTCTGACTGACGGGCATGAGCAAATGACCTTTCATTGAAGTTGCGGCGAATGGATGAACCAGCTTGAAGCGCCACCCTACGCGATTCAACGCCGCGCATGTGAAAAACCCGCTGAAATTCAGCGTGTTTTTTGAGATTTGTCCGACTTTTTTGGTCTCAGGAGACCATCGCGGCCGAGCCCGCGGCGTCGCTGTTGTACGAGCGGCGGGTTTCAAGAAGCTGGTCGTAACAGGCGATGAACGCCTCGACGACGGTGGGATCGAAATGCTTGCCCGACTCGTTGATGATCATCGTCCTGGCGACTTCCGTCGAATAGGCCGACTTGTAGACGCGCACGCTCGTCAGCGCGTCGAACACGTCGGCGACGGCGACGATGCGCGCCGAGAGCGGGATCGCCCCGCCGCTCAGCCCATCGGGGTAGCCGGTGCCGTCGAAGCGCTCGTGATGGGAGCGGGCGATGTCGATGGCCATCTGGAGGAATCCGCCGCATGTGCCGTGCTGCGCGACGTCCTGAAGCGCCTCGGCGCCGATGGCGGCGTGACGCTTCATGATGTCGAACTCCGAGTCGGTGAGTCGGCCGGGCTTGAGCAGGATCGCATCGGGGATGCCGACCTTGCCGATGTCGTGGAGCGGGCTCGAGAGATAGATCGTGTGAATGAACGCATCGGTGATCTGCCCGGCGAACGGGCCGTGCTGGGCCAGATGCTCCGAGAGAATGCGGCAGTAGGCGCGGATGCGCTCCAGGTGATCGCCGGTTTCCGGATCGCGCGAGTCGGCGAGCTTGGCGAGGCCGAACACGACCAGGTCGCGGGTTTCGATCAGCTCGTTGGTCCGGCGGCGGACGAGCTGCTCGAGCTTCCCGTTGTCCAGTTCCGTGCGGGCGCGGGCGTCATTAAGCTCCATCAGCGCTTCGCAGAGCCGCAGATGCACGCGCACTTTGGCCTTGAGCTCCTCCTCCTCGAAGGGCTTGGTCAGATAGTCGTCCGCCCCGGCCTCGTAGCCGCGCACGCGCTCCTCCATCGACGCTTTGGCCGAGAGGAGAATCACCTGCGTGAACCGGGCCTTGTCCTGCTGCTTGATCGCCCGGCAGACGTCGTAGCCGTTCATCTTGGGCATCATGATGTCCAGCAGTACGAGCGGGGGCTTGTGCTGACGGTACATCGCCAGCGCTTCCTCGCCGTCGCGCGCCAGGATCAGCGGGTACACATCGCGGAGGATCTCCTCCAGGATGGCGAGATTCGTTTCGTCATCGTCGACGAGCAGAATGGGGCGATTCATCGGGAATCTCCGGAACAAGCGTCATGATCGGGCAGTTCGGCGGGCGCGTCGCCGGCGATCTGAGCCCACCAGCTCCCGTCCCCGGCCTTGTCGAAAGGCGTCGGCCCGACGGGCTGCGAGCTGGTGACGGTCAGGGCGTTGAGCGGCATGCGGATGATGAAGATGGCCCCGCCGTCGGGATGATTCTCCGCCCAGATGCGCCCGCCGTGCGCGGCGATGAGTTCGGTGCAGATGGCCAGCCCCAGCCCCGTGCCGCCGGAGCCGCTCTTGGTCCGCGACGACTGCTCGAACTTGTTGAAGATCGACTTGAGCTCGCCCTCGGGCACGCCCACGCCGCGATCGCGCACGCGAATCTCCGCTTCGTCGCCCAAGCGCTGGGCGGTGAGCGTGATGGTCGAGCCGGCGGGGGAGAAACGGATGGCGTTGTTGATGATGTTGCGGATGATCTGCATGATCTTCGTCTGGTCGTACACGCCTTCGATCGATTCGCCGGGACGGACGAACTCGATCTTCACATCGCGCTCGGAAATAAGCGACTCGACCTCATCGACGACCGCGGCGATCGTCAGCACCAGATCGTGCCGGTAGAAGTCGAAGGTCATCTTGCCCGCTTCGAGCTTCGAGAGGTCGAGCAAATCATTGACGAGCATCAGCAGTCGATCGCCGGAGGTCTGAATCCGCTGGAAATACTCGATGATTTTGGCCTTGTCGGCCGCCTCGGCGCGCTTCAGGCCGAAGCCGGCGAAGCTGAGGATGCCGTGCAGGGGCGTGCGGATTTCGTGACTCATGTTGGCGAGGAATTCGCTCTTGGCGGCGTTGGCGGTGTCGGCGGCTTTCTTGGCCTCGCGCAGACGCACCTGCACGCGCTTCAGATGCTCGACGTTCGTCACCGACTTTTCGAGCGACCCGATCAGCTCGTTGTAGCGCTCGGCGATCTGGCCCACTTCGGTGAACGGCTCGACGGGCGCGCGCAAGCTCAGGTCATGCGTCCTGGACTGCTTCTCGATCACGGAGACGAAGTCGTGCAGTTCGGTCGTGGCGCGGTGCTCGGCGGCGTTGAGGCCCATGTGCTCCTGTTCCGCCGTGACGCGCATGCCGATCAGGCGATGCGTCACCCACAGCGCCGGCAGCATCACGCCCATCGTCAACGCCCCCGCCACGACCACGCCCAGCGCCTGAATCTCGATCTGCTCAATCCAACCCAGCCCCGTGCCCAGCAGCTTCGGGTCGCCCATGAGTCCGACCGCCAGCGTGCCCCAGATGCCCGCGGCCAAATGCGCCGGCACCGCATCGACGGCGTCGTCGAGTTTCATGTGGACCATCAGGCGCGAAGCCAGATGCACGACGCCGGCGCCGACGGCGCCGATGACGACGGCGTGACCGGGATGGACGCAATGACAATTCGCGGTGATGGCGACGAGTCCGCCGACGGACCCGTTGATGATCGACCCCGGCGAGGGGAAGCCGTACTTGGCCCAACTGATCAGCAGCGAAGCGACGAGCCCGGCGGAGGCGGCGAGCATCGTGTTGGCGATGATCATGGGGACCTGGTCATTGATGGCGAGGGTGGACCCGCCGTTGAACCCGATCCATCCGAACCACAGGAGCATGACGCCGAGCATGGCGAGCGGGACGTTGGACCCGGGCACTTCGCGCGCCGGTGCGTTTTTGGGGAATCTTCCGAGGCGGGGACCGAGGATGATGATCCCGGCGAGCGCGGCCCAACCGCCGACGCTGTGCACGACGGTCGAGCCGGCGAAGTCGACGAATCCGCGGGACTTGAGCCAGCCGTTCACGATGCCGTCGCCGCCCCATGCCCAGTGACCGAAGACGGGGTAGATCAGCGCGCTGATGACGACGACCATGACGAGGTATCCGACGAAGCGGACGCGCTCGGCGACGGCGCCGGACATGATCGTGACGGCGGTGCCGCAGAACATGGCCTGAAACAGGAAGAGGGTCATGGCGTAGGCGTTGTTTTCGTCGACGCCGATGACGTAGTCGCTGTGTCCGATCCAGCCGGCCTGCGACTTGCCGAACATCCATGCGAAGCCGAACGCCCAGAAGATCAGCAGGGAGATGCCGAAGTCCGTGACGTTTTTGATGGCGACGTTGATGGAGTTCTTGGAGCGGGTCAGTCCCGCTTCAAGGCACAGGAACCCGCCCTGCATGATGAAGACGAGAGCGGAGGCCACAATCAGCCACAACGTATCGGACACATTCGCAAGCATGGCGCCGTCCTTCGATGCCTCGTCCAGGCAGAATTATCGACCAGCGCCGATGCGGGCTTAATCAGGCGTGACGACCCGAAACAGCCCATTTTTCAGGCATTTTCAGAAGTGATACCCCGAGAACTCCGCCAGCATGGCGACGAGGTTATACAGACCGTGAATCGTCATCGCGGCGATGATGTGCCCGCCCGCCGCCCCGATCGAGGCGCGCTTGCCGGTGCGCCAGACGTTCGCCCAGACTTTCATGAGTCCCAGCGACGAAATCAGGGCGCAACCCGAATGCAGCGCCATGCAGACCGTCCACCGCCAGGCGATGAGTCCCGGCGGCGGATCGGGAATGTACACGTGCAGGTACAGCAGATTCTCGATCGACGCGAAGACCAGTCCGCTGGCGATCGCGGTCATGGCGATCTGCACGCGCGAGACGAAGATCCATGGCTTGCGCTCCACCGCCCACAGCGGCAGCGCGATCTTCATCATCTCCTCGACAAGCGGCGCCGCCACCACCGCCGAAAGCAGGCCCCACGTCCCGGCCTGCCCGCCGGTCATGAACGTACCCGCCACGGCGAACGGGCCGGCGGCGGCGCTCATGATCAGCGACAGCGCCCATGAACCGGCGATGCCCAGCTTGGCGCGCCGGCGACGGATGAAGTCGGCGTAGGTCTGCTCGGGGCGGGCGGTCACGCCGGCAAGTTCGGGGCTGAAGGTCGGATCGTCAAAGACCGAGCCGTCGACCTGCTCCTCCTCCCGGCCGGCCTGTTCATCGCGGGCGATGCGGCGGGCGGCGGCGGGCTCGCTCGGGTCCGATTCAAAATCGTCGCCGCGCATGAACGGCTCGTTGAACACCGACTGGTCATCGTCTGATTTGGACATGAAGGTCACACCGGCTTGATGACGTAGGCGGTGCCGGAGACGATGATGCCGGCCATGGGCGCGCCCTTGCCGCGCGCCGCGGAGCCGCCGAGGCCGACGAAGTCGATGCGGTAGTTGCAGATGGCGTTGTAGCCGAGGCGTTTTGCTTCGGCCATCATGCGCAGCTTCGCCTCTTCGCGCGCCCGGAACAGCAGTCGCTCGAAGCTGCGCATCTCGCCGCCGAAAATGTTGCGCATCGCCGAGAGCCACGTCTTGAGATAGTCGGAGCCGACGACGACTTCGCCCGTCACGAGGAGGCCGCCGCCGGCCGCATCGGCGCCGGGCAACGTCTTGACATCGGTGACGAGGAAGTCGGTCATTTCGGCATTGCGCTGAGCGATCGAAGCGAGGTGTTTCCTTTCCGTGGCCCGGCCGAAGATCAGGCCCAGCAGGAGGAAGAAGACGAACGTGCCGACGCCGAAGACGAGATTGAACAGGTCGGCGTCGAACTTCGCGAGGATGGGCGGTGCATGGGTCATGTCACATCTCCCGATACTCTGCGGCTTCGGCGGTCGCAGTCGATTCCTTCTCGACGATCGCCGCCGTGCCGTAGGCGTAGAGTTCGGCGGCGCCGGCGGTGACGGCGCTGGTGGAGAAGCGCACATTGAGCACGGCGTTGGCGCCGAGCTGCTTCGCCTGCGCGAGCATGCGTTCGACCGCCTGTCGGCGCGATTCGGTGAGCAGTTCGGTGTAGCCCTTGAGCTCGCCGCCGACGAGGTTCTTGAGACTTGCGGCGATGTCGCGACCGGCGTGTTTGGCCCGCACCGTGTTGCCCTGCACGAGCCCCTTGACCGACACGAGGCGATAGCCGGGAATCGATTCGGTGTTCACGACAAGCATGAGCGCCCCCTTTGGTGAAGTGTGATGGATGAATTATGGTCGCGCGACGGGATCGGACGCAAGTCAGGAAAACAGCACGGCCGAAGTCGGCCGTGCTTTTCTGTGACAAGCGCACCGGTATTGCGGGGACTTCAGGGCAGGCGCATGACACGGGGGGCGATGCCGGCGTCGCGGTTGCCGCGCTGGTAGGGCCGGGCGGAAAGGTTGGGCTGGGTGGTGACGGTGCCGGGGGTGACCTGCCGCAGGCCGGTGACGGTGGCGGAGGAGAAGCCGGTGGTGAAGGTGACGTATCGGCCGGTGTAGTCGGCGGCGCCGGCGGCGTCGAGGACGGTTCCCTGCTGTACGACGCT
The nucleotide sequence above comes from Planctomycetota bacterium. Encoded proteins:
- a CDS encoding YfcE family phosphodiesterase, with protein sequence MLIGVISDTHDRLPTMRSALLMFKARRVEAVLHAGDFVAPFAAKLLVDPAVAPTEVPLYCIYGNNDGERAGLRKVLPQVIDGPWRGTLGGCVIAMHHWIEWFNPGETDGADIVISGHTHEVVNEKRDGVLYLNPGECCGWLSGRCTVALLDTERVEAQIVDVTEL
- a CDS encoding methyltransferase domain-containing protein translates to MKGHLLMPVSQTPRWKERVQTMDSPVDRIVLPKVQDASLAQDAEWCTVVCDDASRRMRFHDYHEIFKVPGLYERLFYETLECCSPSRVAHLLEDVFGDFSDELGDLRILDVGAGNGMVGDELMARGAERIVGVDIIPEAREAALRDRPEVYSQYLVADLTDLPEAQEERLRRERLNCLTVVAALGFGDIPPRAFLKGLDLIETPGWVAFNLKEDFIDERDTSGFSRLIRQLTFEHVLEPQAYRRYAHRRSVAGDPLHYVAMVARKLADVPDDFAAAFDD
- a CDS encoding heavy metal-binding domain-containing protein, which gives rise to MCASPPAPSPPAPPNSTPTARRRSSRRNRLRPPKPQSIGRCDMTHAPPILAKFDADLFNLVFGVGTFVFFLLLGLIFGRATERKHLASIAQRNAEMTDFLVTDVKTLPGADAAGGGLLVTGEVVVGSDYLKTWLSAMRNIFGGEMRSFERLLFRAREEAKLRMMAEAKRLGYNAICNYRIDFVGLGGSAARGKGAPMAGIIVSGTAYVIKPV
- the amt gene encoding ammonium transporter: MLANVSDTLWLIVASALVFIMQGGFLCLEAGLTRSKNSINVAIKNVTDFGISLLIFWAFGFAWMFGKSQAGWIGHSDYVIGVDENNAYAMTLFLFQAMFCGTAVTIMSGAVAERVRFVGYLVMVVVISALIYPVFGHWAWGGDGIVNGWLKSRGFVDFAGSTVVHSVGGWAALAGIIILGPRLGRFPKNAPAREVPGSNVPLAMLGVMLLWFGWIGFNGGSTLAINDQVPMIIANTMLAASAGLVASLLISWAKYGFPSPGSIINGSVGGLVAITANCHCVHPGHAVVIGAVGAGVVHLASRLMVHMKLDDAVDAVPAHLAAGIWGTLAVGLMGDPKLLGTGLGWIEQIEIQALGVVVAGALTMGVMLPALWVTHRLIGMRVTAEQEHMGLNAAEHRATTELHDFVSVIEKQSRTHDLSLRAPVEPFTEVGQIAERYNELIGSLEKSVTNVEHLKRVQVRLREAKKAADTANAAKSEFLANMSHEIRTPLHGILSFAGFGLKRAEAADKAKIIEYFQRIQTSGDRLLMLVNDLLDLSKLEAGKMTFDFYRHDLVLTIAAVVDEVESLISERDVKIEFVRPGESIEGVYDQTKIMQIIRNIINNAIRFSPAGSTITLTAQRLGDEAEIRVRDRGVGVPEGELKSIFNKFEQSSRTKSGSGGTGLGLAICTELIAAHGGRIWAENHPDGGAIFIIRMPLNALTVTSSQPVGPTPFDKAGDGSWWAQIAGDAPAELPDHDACSGDSR
- a CDS encoding PrsW family intramembrane metalloprotease — protein: MSKSDDDQSVFNEPFMRGDDFESDPSEPAAARRIARDEQAGREEEQVDGSVFDDPTFSPELAGVTARPEQTYADFIRRRRAKLGIAGSWALSLIMSAAAGPFAVAGTFMTGGQAGTWGLLSAVVAAPLVEEMMKIALPLWAVERKPWIFVSRVQIAMTAIASGLVFASIENLLYLHVYIPDPPPGLIAWRWTVCMALHSGCALISSLGLMKVWANVWRTGKRASIGAAGGHIIAAMTIHGLYNLVAMLAEFSGYHF
- a CDS encoding heavy metal-binding domain-containing protein, producing MLVVNTESIPGYRLVSVKGLVQGNTVRAKHAGRDIAASLKNLVGGELKGYTELLTESRRQAVERMLAQAKQLGANAVLNVRFSTSAVTAGAAELYAYGTAAIVEKESTATAEAAEYREM
- a CDS encoding response regulator, translated to MNRPILLVDDDETNLAILEEILRDVYPLILARDGEEALAMYRQHKPPLVLLDIMMPKMNGYDVCRAIKQQDKARFTQVILLSAKASMEERVRGYEAGADDYLTKPFEEEELKAKVRVHLRLCEALMELNDARARTELDNGKLEQLVRRRTNELIETRDLVVFGLAKLADSRDPETGDHLERIRAYCRILSEHLAQHGPFAGQITDAFIHTIYLSSPLHDIGKVGIPDAILLKPGRLTDSEFDIMKRHAAIGAEALQDVAQHGTCGGFLQMAIDIARSHHERFDGTGYPDGLSGGAIPLSARIVAVADVFDALTSVRVYKSAYSTEVARTMIINESGKHFDPTVVEAFIACYDQLLETRRSYNSDAAGSAAMVS